A portion of the Gasterosteus aculeatus chromosome 12, fGasAcu3.hap1.1, whole genome shotgun sequence genome contains these proteins:
- the LOC120813379 gene encoding C-type lectin domain family 18 member A-like, translating into MGSGTASRCLLDLLVVLSLLPTFSRASRIIADVRELQKSTITGLGVKEHSRIVSQHNRLRSRVKPMAANMQKMVWNERLASHAKTRAATCEIDGPPPYASTFSHVGWNTHLSADGGTSFSDAIHSWFDEGKDFLYLSGQCRENATCQHYTQVVWATSSNVGCASQLCLRKGDISQIFVCAYYPGGNWEVNGRLVMPYKTGPYCSLCTSSMSGCFRLWDHVDGLCEIPRNPCRMSCGQHGRLNASSCKCMCDPGHTGRLCQVQCSVQCVHGRFKGEECSCLCDVGYGGAECAEKVQFPFHSCDVMIDGDCFVVSSDADTYYGAKSRCQGRRGILVQIHNQKVQDILAFYLSQLESSIEVTDTHSETRNFWIGLTYKPLKDFFRWDTGEMLTFSSFAFGQPDNQGFGNCVELQASSGFNWNDQRCKTQNRYICLHAASHIAQWEDGS; encoded by the exons ATGGGGTCCGGAACCGCGTCCCGCTGTTTGCTGGATCTGcttgttgttttgtctctgcTGCCCACATTCTCCCGCGCCAGCCGGATTATCGCAGACGTACGGGAGCTCCAGAAGTCAACCATCACCG GACTCGGAGTGAAGGAGCACTCAAGGATTGTTTCCCAGCACAATAGACTGCGGAGCCGGGTCAAACCCATGGcagcaaacatgcaaaaaatG GTGTGGAATGAGAGGTTGGCCTCACATGCTAAGACGAGGGCAGCAACGTGTGAAATAGACGGCCCTCCTCCATATGCCTCGACTTTCAGCCATGTCGGGTGGAACACACATCTCTCTGCCGATGGAGGCACCTCATTTTCTGACGCCATTCACTCTTGGTTTGATGAGGGGAAAGACTTTCTCTACTTGAGTGGGCAATGTAGGGAGAATGCCACCTGTCAACACTACACACAG GTGGTTTGGGCCACTTCAAGTAACGTGGGCTGTGCCAGCCAGCTGTGTCTACGCAAAGGAGATATATCGCAGATATTTGTCTGTGCATATTACCCTGG GGGGAACTGGGAGGTCAATGGTCGGCTGGTGATGCCCTATAAGACGGGTCCATACTGCTCCCTCTGCACCTCCTCCATGTCCGGCTGCTTTAGACTCTGGGACCACGTAGATGGATTATGTG AAATTCCAAGGAATCCGTGTCGAATGAGCTGTGGCCAACACGGCCGTCTCAACGCCTCATCCTGCAAGTGCATGTGTGACCCCGGCCACACCGGACGCCTCTGCCAGG tacagtgcagtgtgcagtgtgtgcacgGTCGCTTCAAAGGAGAAGAATGCTCTTGCTTGTGTGATGTTGGCTACGGTGGTGCTGAGTGTGCAG AGAAAGTGCAGTTTCCCTTCCACAGCTGCGATGTGATGATAGATGGCGATTGCTTCGTGGTGTCTTCAGATGCTGACACCTACTATGGAGCCAAGAGCCGCTGTCAG GGCCGACGAGGTATTCTAGTTCAGATCCACAATCAGAAAGTTCAGGACATCCTGGCGTTTTACCTCAGCCAGCTGGAGTCCAGCATCGAGGTCACCGACACTCACTCTGAGACAAGAAACTTCTGGATCG GTTTGACATATAAGCCTCTGAAAGACTTTTTTCGCTGGGATACAGGAGAGATGCTTACATTCAGCAGCTTTGCCTTTGGGCAACCCGACAACCAAGG cttTGGAAACTGTGTGGAGCTGCAGGCATCGAGTGGCTTCAACTGGAACGACCAGCGATGCAAAACGCAGAACCGATACATTTGCCTCCACG cTGCAAGTCACATTGCCCAGTGGGAGGACGGCAGTTGA